One stretch of Gloeomargarita sp. SKYB120 DNA includes these proteins:
- a CDS encoding photosystem II manganese-stabilizing polypeptide, translated as MGYRGLLAVLLMCCFALLSACSTAVGTTTEGLTYEQLKSLTYDQIKGTGLANKCPQLSEFARGSLTLEPNKTYQVTDLCLEPTSFFVKEEPTTKRKEPTFVPAKLLTRSATSIDAVEAELQVSPDGVLTLKEKDGFDFQPITVQLPGGERVPFLFTIKELVAQSQPGATAINTSTDFEGTFKVPPYRSALFLDPRGRGLASGYDVAVGLPAQGDSPQYAKANVKVAEVAQGHLSLQVAQVDSSTGEIAGTFESEQPSDTEFGAHEPHDVKIRGVFYARVRPVA; from the coding sequence ATGGGGTATCGTGGATTGCTGGCTGTACTGCTGATGTGCTGCTTTGCCCTGCTTTCGGCGTGTTCCACGGCGGTGGGCACTACGACCGAAGGGTTGACCTACGAGCAGCTCAAAAGCTTGACCTATGACCAAATCAAGGGCACAGGTTTGGCCAATAAGTGCCCCCAGTTGAGTGAGTTTGCGCGGGGGTCGCTGACGTTAGAACCGAACAAGACCTACCAGGTGACAGATTTGTGCTTGGAACCTACTAGCTTTTTTGTGAAAGAAGAGCCGACGACCAAGCGCAAGGAACCGACCTTTGTGCCGGCCAAGCTCTTGACTCGGTCGGCTACGTCGATTGATGCGGTGGAGGCCGAGTTGCAGGTGAGTCCCGACGGGGTGTTGACCCTCAAGGAAAAAGACGGGTTCGATTTCCAGCCGATTACGGTGCAGTTGCCGGGGGGCGAACGGGTGCCCTTCCTGTTTACGATCAAGGAATTGGTGGCCCAAAGTCAACCGGGGGCCACGGCGATTAACACCTCCACCGACTTTGAGGGTACCTTCAAAGTCCCGCCTTACCGCTCGGCGCTGTTTTTGGACCCCAGAGGGCGGGGGTTGGCCTCAGGCTATGATGTCGCAGTGGGGTTGCCAGCCCAAGGAGATAGCCCCCAATATGCTAAGGCCAACGTGAAGGTAGCCGAAGTTGCGCAAGGGCATCTCTCGCTGCAGGTGGCCCAGGTGGATAGTTCGACTGGAGAAATCGCCGGGACGTTCGAGAGCGAGCAACCGTCCGATACGGAATTTGGCGCCCACGAACCCCATGACGTCAAGATTCGCGGGGTATTCTACGCCCGTGTCCGCCCCGTAGCCTAA